A genome region from Tolypothrix sp. PCC 7712 includes the following:
- a CDS encoding phosphodiester glycosidase family protein, translating to MKKIWLLGLTLVSFGIPLLFKLHSSISVVPTVPSSPPKTIRYEQRTLPQSIVHILSIPTDSRFVVTPAISPKVATVQQFAQQYQAKAILNAGFFDPVNQKSTSYIVISGREVANPKDNERLVNNPNLKPYLSKIFNRAEFRRYQCGDTVTYDIVLHNESPLAGCQLVDAVGGGPGLLPEITSEPEGFVDKSNGRDAIGTNQPSSRSAVGITEDGNIVLVMVAQKPNVRLAKSGMTLPELADFMKNFGVKKAMNLDGGSSSSLYYNGKTVYGKLNIVRKPIQRPVKSVLLVQEN from the coding sequence GTGAAAAAAATCTGGCTGCTGGGTTTGACACTAGTGAGCTTTGGCATACCGCTATTATTTAAGTTGCATTCTTCTATATCGGTAGTCCCAACCGTTCCATCCTCACCACCAAAAACCATCCGCTACGAGCAGCGTACCCTACCGCAAAGTATAGTTCATATCCTGTCAATTCCCACTGATAGCCGATTTGTCGTTACCCCTGCAATATCGCCCAAAGTAGCGACTGTCCAACAATTTGCCCAGCAGTATCAAGCAAAGGCAATCTTGAATGCAGGCTTTTTCGATCCAGTTAACCAAAAATCTACATCATATATAGTTATTTCTGGTCGTGAAGTAGCCAACCCCAAAGATAATGAACGGTTGGTGAACAATCCCAACTTAAAACCCTACCTCAGTAAAATTTTCAATCGCGCAGAATTTCGCCGCTATCAATGCGGAGATACAGTCACTTACGATATTGTCTTGCACAATGAATCACCTTTAGCTGGGTGTCAGTTAGTCGATGCTGTAGGTGGTGGGCCAGGACTCTTACCAGAAATTACTTCTGAACCAGAAGGCTTTGTAGATAAAAGCAATGGACGAGATGCAATTGGTACTAATCAACCCAGTTCTAGAAGCGCTGTAGGGATTACTGAGGATGGCAATATTGTGTTAGTTATGGTAGCTCAAAAGCCAAACGTCCGTCTGGCTAAATCTGGGATGACTTTACCAGAATTGGCAGATTTCATGAAAAACTTTGGTGTGAAAAAAGCCATGAACCTAGATGGCGGAAGTTCGTCTTCACTTTATTACAATGGCAAAACTGTTTACGGGAAGCTAAATATTGTGAGAAAGCCTATTCAGCGACCTGTAAAGTCAGTTTTATTGGTTCAGGAGAATTAA
- the cobA gene encoding uroporphyrinogen-III C-methyltransferase — protein MNRTAIQQESKFLGKVYLVGAGPGDPGLMTLKGKGLLECADVVIYDALVSPAILEMINPQAEKINAGKRMGRHSLLQEVTTQLLIEKAQDNAIVVRLKGGDPFIFGRGGEEMAELVGAGIDVEVVPGITSGIAAPAYAGIPLTHRLYSSSVTFVTGHESAGKYRPAVNWSAIAHGSETIVIYMGIHNLPYIIEQLTGAGLSLDIPIALVRWGTRPEQEELIGTIATIIEQVEKTGFEAPAIAVIGSVVNLHDILSGCRPL, from the coding sequence ATGAACCGCACAGCAATACAACAGGAGAGCAAGTTTTTGGGCAAGGTTTATTTAGTAGGTGCGGGGCCAGGAGATCCTGGACTGATGACACTCAAAGGCAAGGGTTTACTAGAATGTGCCGATGTTGTCATCTATGATGCTTTGGTAAGTCCAGCAATTTTGGAGATGATTAACCCCCAAGCAGAAAAAATTAATGCAGGTAAGCGGATGGGGAGACATTCTTTGTTGCAAGAAGTTACCACCCAACTGCTAATTGAAAAAGCACAAGATAATGCGATTGTGGTGCGGCTGAAAGGGGGCGATCCGTTTATTTTCGGTCGTGGCGGCGAAGAAATGGCGGAATTGGTAGGCGCTGGGATTGATGTGGAAGTTGTGCCAGGAATTACATCGGGTATTGCGGCTCCAGCCTATGCAGGTATTCCGTTAACGCATCGCTTGTATAGTTCTTCAGTAACCTTTGTTACTGGACATGAGTCAGCAGGTAAGTATCGACCCGCAGTCAATTGGAGTGCGATCGCTCACGGTTCGGAAACTATAGTAATTTATATGGGGATTCACAATCTGCCCTATATTATTGAACAGTTGACTGGGGCTGGTTTGAGTTTAGATATACCAATCGCCTTAGTGCGTTGGGGTACGCGACCAGAGCAGGAAGAATTAATTGGTACAATTGCCACAATAATTGAGCAAGTCGAAAAAACTGGATTTGAAGCACCTGCGATCGCAGTTATTGGCTCTGTGGTGAATTTGCACGATATTCTCTCCGGTTGTCGTCCACTTTGA
- a CDS encoding sirohydrochlorin chelatase: MPSAYLLVSHGSRDPRPEIAMQQLAGLMRDKLRSSYNQEPLLDIGYLELSLEPLHEQIKKFGEKALVAGCDRINILPIFLLPGVHVMKDIPDEIALAQQALGQHIKIELKPYLGSNPNLQTLLAKQIAEKKTAAWILLAHGSRRPNSLEPVEAMAQNLAAITAYWAVAPSLESRVKDLIAVSKWEIAILPYFLFAGGITDAIAQSIETLKLQFPLVNFHLAQPLGASTELAELIGDLIDR; the protein is encoded by the coding sequence ATGCCATCTGCGTATCTGTTGGTATCTCACGGAAGTCGTGATCCGCGTCCAGAAATTGCTATGCAGCAGTTGGCGGGGTTGATGCGTGACAAGCTACGAAGCAGCTACAACCAAGAACCTCTGTTAGATATAGGTTACTTAGAACTCAGCCTGGAACCTTTGCATGAGCAGATTAAAAAATTTGGTGAAAAGGCTTTGGTGGCTGGTTGCGATCGCATCAATATATTACCTATATTTCTGTTGCCGGGAGTTCATGTCATGAAAGATATTCCCGATGAAATTGCTTTGGCTCAACAGGCTTTGGGTCAACATATCAAGATTGAGCTAAAACCATATTTAGGTAGTAACCCCAACTTACAAACTTTACTCGCTAAACAAATAGCTGAAAAAAAGACAGCTGCATGGATTTTATTAGCGCATGGAAGTCGCCGTCCTAATTCTTTAGAGCCTGTGGAAGCAATGGCGCAAAATTTGGCAGCAATTACAGCTTATTGGGCTGTAGCTCCTAGTTTAGAATCGCGGGTGAAAGATTTGATTGCTGTGAGCAAGTGGGAGATTGCGATTTTGCCATATTTTTTATTCGCTGGTGGCATAACTGATGCGATCGCGCAATCAATAGAAACGCTAAAATTACAGTTTCCTCTGGTAAATTTTCACTTGGCCCAACCCCTAGGAGCCAGTACAGAATTAGCCGAGCTAATTGGGGATTTAATAGATAGATGA
- a CDS encoding serine/threonine-protein kinase, producing the protein MKLCPNIGCLYAYNSDTARFCIKCGKPLLLKDRYHLLQLIGRGGFGITFLAVDEHLPEKPKYVIKQFCFPENSGKGFDKAVELFRQEAVRLSELQHPQIPQLLDYFEHENQLYLVEEWIAGQTLAQELQQQGVFSETQIWELLKDLLPVLQFIHVRQVIHRDIKPENIMRRASLAGKGKDLVLIDFGVAKQITATALLYTGTTVGSPGYMAPEQMRGKALPASDLYSLGVSCIYLLTGISPFDLFDDTSDRWIWRDYAPNKGKINTRLGNILDKLLQNALPQRYKTAAEALQALNSAIKLESSQPVLKKPASSLNSEVGVDYSQLSDLLAAKQWQSADKLTWALMCEALNKPSGSYLFTSDIENLPCEDLQIIDELWVKYSQGLFGFSVQKQIYESVDGDYGQFCAAIGWNLPRATSPIQQLTFRLSAPPGHLPSHIWAGGTQVGRQISALVEKLAQCYCYFVHFNSVKGN; encoded by the coding sequence ATGAAACTCTGTCCTAATATTGGCTGTTTGTATGCTTATAATTCTGACACAGCAAGGTTTTGTATCAAATGTGGTAAACCACTATTGCTTAAAGACCGCTATCACTTGCTGCAATTGATTGGACGTGGTGGTTTTGGCATCACCTTTTTAGCTGTAGACGAACATCTTCCAGAAAAACCCAAGTACGTTATTAAACAATTTTGTTTTCCAGAAAACAGCGGGAAAGGCTTTGATAAGGCTGTGGAATTATTTCGCCAGGAAGCAGTACGCCTGAGTGAGTTGCAGCATCCCCAAATCCCCCAATTGTTGGATTATTTTGAACATGAAAATCAACTTTACTTGGTGGAAGAATGGATTGCAGGACAAACGTTAGCACAGGAATTGCAACAGCAAGGGGTTTTTAGCGAAACCCAAATTTGGGAACTGCTGAAAGACTTGTTACCAGTGTTGCAATTCATTCATGTCCGACAAGTGATCCACCGTGATATTAAGCCAGAAAATATTATGCGTAGAGCATCGCTGGCAGGTAAAGGGAAGGATTTAGTTTTAATTGACTTTGGAGTCGCCAAACAGATTACAGCCACAGCTTTGCTCTATACAGGTACTACGGTAGGAAGCCCAGGTTATATGGCTCCTGAACAAATGCGGGGTAAAGCATTACCAGCTAGCGACCTTTACAGCTTAGGCGTGAGTTGTATTTACTTATTAACGGGAATTTCTCCCTTTGATTTATTTGATGACACAAGCGATCGCTGGATATGGCGCGATTATGCACCTAATAAAGGTAAAATCAATACTCGTCTGGGTAATATTCTCGATAAACTGCTGCAAAATGCCCTTCCCCAACGCTATAAAACTGCTGCTGAAGCGCTGCAAGCGCTAAATTCGGCTATAAAACTTGAGTCTTCCCAACCTGTACTGAAAAAGCCAGCTTCTAGCTTAAATTCTGAGGTAGGAGTTGATTACAGTCAATTAAGCGACTTATTAGCAGCAAAACAATGGCAATCTGCCGATAAACTAACTTGGGCGTTGATGTGTGAAGCACTCAACAAGCCGAGTGGTAGTTATCTGTTTACTAGTGATATTGAGAATTTGCCTTGTGAAGATTTACAAATAATTGACGAATTGTGGGTGAAGTACAGCCAAGGGCTTTTTGGGTTCAGCGTTCAGAAGCAAATTTACGAAAGCGTTGATGGTGACTATGGTCAGTTTTGCGCTGCTATTGGCTGGAATCTACCCCGCGCTACTTCTCCGATTCAGCAATTAACGTTTCGCTTGTCAGCACCACCAGGACATCTCCCCTCTCACATTTGGGCTGGCGGTACTCAAGTAGGGCGACAGATTAGTGCTTTAGTTGAAAAATTGGCACAATGTTACTGTTACTTCGTTCATTTTAACTCTGTAAAAGGGAATTAA
- a CDS encoding DUF4359 domain-containing protein: protein MKPITIITYLAAAALAALGIAMSSTNPNQTQYEDYASERLSQYLKTDVCKKTQGILQNLINFNCEKTVDSFNPQMRGIIAGTTQRQDFLLFSIYRTNLKLNSVIPSYSFETVGAFNSFYTYSAQQQ, encoded by the coding sequence ATGAAGCCGATTACGATTATTACATATTTAGCTGCTGCCGCACTAGCAGCCTTGGGCATAGCAATGTCTAGCACCAATCCTAACCAGACGCAATATGAAGACTATGCATCAGAGAGGTTGTCACAATATTTAAAAACGGATGTTTGTAAGAAAACACAAGGAATATTGCAAAATTTAATCAATTTCAATTGCGAAAAAACGGTAGATTCATTTAACCCTCAAATGCGGGGAATTATTGCGGGAACTACACAAAGGCAAGATTTTCTGCTTTTTAGCATTTACCGTACAAATTTAAAACTAAATTCGGTTATCCCTTCTTACAGTTTTGAGACAGTGGGAGCGTTTAATAGCTTTTACACCTACTCTGCACAACAGCAATGA